The Magnolia sinica isolate HGM2019 chromosome 9, MsV1, whole genome shotgun sequence genome contains a region encoding:
- the LOC131254827 gene encoding uncharacterized protein LOC131254827: MHLIHPKKKRREKITSCAYSCMICGYVICIVTLLMGPQQEANGCRGPPTFKCTVGHEMQVIFILKLIGNVKSLRYFLADVEHFYFFFFPFYMLSRLIRNGTNFQNSEVSKGTWVRVKYGKYKGDLAQVVAVDDARKRPP; encoded by the exons ATGCACCTtatccacccaaaaaaaaaaagaagagaaaagataaCTAGTTGTGCTTATTCCTGCATGATCTGTGGATATGTCATATGTATAGTCACTTTGCTCATGGGACCCCAGCAAGAGGCCAATGGCTGTAGAGGCCCTCCAACATTCAAATGCACG GTTGGACATGAGATGCAG GTTATATTTATATTGAAGCTGATAGGGAACGTGAAGTCGTTGAGGTATTTTCTTGCAGATGTAGAGcacttttatttcttctttttccctttttacaTGCTTTCCAGACTAATTAGGAATGGAACCAATTTTCAAAACAG TGAAGTTTCTAAGGGCACATGGGTCCGCGTGAAGTATGGGAAATACAAAGGGGACCTTGCACAG GTTGTGGCTGTTGATGATGCACGAAAGAGGCCACCGTAA
- the LOC131254941 gene encoding BAG family molecular chaperone regulator 7-like yields the protein MSRFKRFDHLKPSSSLFYKEASFFRSYAPFLLPFSPYVVEDEELAFTLDLLNPKPISSLFDLFAQYLISPPYAPPSPFDLFETATDLIQIERTLFSSSIRRFQERKDTSFYLKNLANRVFALELGFDRVLNERTNGGERKFKWTTEIKAPEKKNAVDRKYTWTAEIKGEGRQLERNALDWEEVELGGSPYSQSYF from the exons ATGAGCAGATTCAAGAGATTCGATCATCTCAAACCTTCTTCGTCTCTATTCTACAAAGAAGCCTCTTTCTTCAGATCCTACGCCCCTTTCCTACTCCCATTCTCTCCATACGTTGTTGAAGACGAAGAGCTTGCTTTTACTCTTGatctcctaaaccctaaacctatttCCAGCCTCTTCGATCTCTTTGCCCAATACCTCATATCTCCTCCTTATGCCCCTCCATCGCCTTTCGATCTGTTCGAAACTGCGACGGATCTTATCCAGATTGAGAGAACCCTCTTCTCCTCCTCCATCCGGAGGTTCCAGGAGCGAAAGGACACGTCTTTCTATTTGAAGAATCTTGCCAACCGGGTCTTTGCCCTTGAGCTCGGGTTCGATCGGGTGCTCAATGAAAGGACCAATGGTGGAGAACGGAAGTTCAAATGGACAACTGAGATCAAGGCGCCGGAGAAGAAGAACGCCGTCGATCGGAAGTATACATGGACGGCGGAGATAAAGGGTGAGGGGCGTCAGTTGGAGAGGAACG CTTTGGATTGGGAAGAAGTTGAGTtgggaggctccccttattcccaatcgtatTTTTAG